CACGGCAATGAAGAACCTGCTCGCCTTCGCGACCATCGTCGCATCGTTCTATTTCGTCGGCTGGTTCCTCTACAACGCCATGCCGAGTGGATTCATCGAGTTCAACGATGCGGCCAAGGCCGCCCTGCCGTGGGGCGACAACATGGGTCCGAACACGGCCGACTCGGCCAGCGGCATCTTCTGGGGCGCCTTCGCCCTTTTCGCGGCGACCACCGGCTCGATCATGTCCGGCGCTGTGCTCGAACGCATCCGGACCAGTGGCTTCCTGGTGCTGACCGTATTGGTCGGCTCGATCACCTGGATCATCGGCGCCGCCTGGGGGTGGCACGGCGCCGGCTGGATGCTCACCAAACTCGGTTTCCACGACGTGGGAGCGGCGGGCTGTGTGCACATGATCGCCGGCTTCGCGACGCTGGGTATCCTCATCAACCTGGGCCCACGGATCGGGCGATTCCTGCCTGACGGCACACCCGTCACGATCCGTCCGCACAATCTGCCGCTCACCATGCTCGGGTTGATGCTGATCTTCACCGGTTTCTTCGGCTTCCTGATGGGCTGCGTCATCTACGCCGGTGACGGCTTCACCACCATCTACGCCAGCCCGACCACGTTGAGCGCCTTCGCCTTCAACACCCTGATGGGTCTGGCAGGTGGGATCATCGGCGCCTATCTGACCTCCCGCGGTGAGCCCTTCTGGACTATCTCCGGCGGCCTGTGCGGCGTGATCGGTGTGGCATCGGGTATGGATCTGTACCACCCTGCGCTCGGGTTCGTCATCGCCTTCGGAGCAGGTGCGCTCGCGCCGTTCATCGGAAAACTGTTGGAACGCTTCAAAATCGACGATGTCGTGGGTGCGGTCTCGGTCCATGGCGGGATCGGGATGTACTCGGTCCTGATGGCCGGTGTGT
This DNA window, taken from Mycolicibacterium neoaurum, encodes the following:
- a CDS encoding ammonium transporter; this translates as MTPEVEDALATMASVNNEFFYWMSIALMMLIHAGFLAYEVGASRSKNVLATAMKNLLAFATIVASFYFVGWFLYNAMPSGFIEFNDAAKAALPWGDNMGPNTADSASGIFWGAFALFAATTGSIMSGAVLERIRTSGFLVLTVLVGSITWIIGAAWGWHGAGWMLTKLGFHDVGAAGCVHMIAGFATLGILINLGPRIGRFLPDGTPVTIRPHNLPLTMLGLMLIFTGFFGFLMGCVIYAGDGFTTIYASPTTLSAFAFNTLMGLAGGIIGAYLTSRGEPFWTISGGLCGVIGVASGMDLYHPALGFVIAFGAGALAPFIGKLLERFKIDDVVGAVSVHGGIGMYSVLMAGVFLSGYPNTDGNPSVSLWGQMVGAVVFATLGFVPTYVVSLLLKKVGLLRIPAAVEEQGLDLSEVPATPYPEGIPVTTMPLNGGKALLIAEVK